Proteins encoded together in one Terriglobus sp. TAA 43 window:
- a CDS encoding RNA polymerase sigma factor, whose translation MGTLSIAMTPMFPGMTGWKMPAAPRSAKVLSPLPVVEAPVAAAKEVKTPRRAKKDSEANIVSLRERDLPVIRDRRGVLTDVPLEASAASDSHGTLSQLAEGQSLQRTPEESRNLEPWNAAAPSAPVMDAAKAQELEALHRLVYACLRGDSSAWQQLVVAQHRRVYGICYRFTGSPTDAEDLTQDVFLKVYKNLPGFDPEKGAFTTWLTTLTRNMLVDHFRRTRLDRATDSLDENLHDEDGPTMAERLADTRPNQMEQVARQEMRVRIQHALKQLSPELREAVILRDLQDMDYREIAAVLRVPEGTVKSRISRGRAELARMLGRTERKVM comes from the coding sequence ATGGGTACGCTGTCCATTGCGATGACGCCGATGTTCCCCGGGATGACGGGCTGGAAGATGCCAGCTGCGCCCCGTTCGGCAAAAGTTCTGTCGCCACTGCCTGTGGTTGAAGCCCCGGTCGCTGCGGCTAAGGAAGTGAAAACGCCGAGGCGTGCGAAGAAGGATTCCGAGGCGAACATTGTTAGTCTGCGCGAGCGGGACCTGCCGGTGATCCGGGATCGCCGCGGTGTGTTAACGGATGTGCCTCTGGAGGCATCGGCAGCGAGCGACTCGCACGGTACACTGTCGCAACTGGCAGAGGGACAGAGTTTGCAGCGTACACCAGAGGAAAGCCGGAATCTGGAGCCGTGGAATGCGGCTGCGCCGTCTGCGCCCGTGATGGACGCGGCGAAGGCGCAGGAACTGGAGGCGTTGCACCGGCTGGTGTACGCGTGCCTGCGCGGCGATTCGTCTGCGTGGCAGCAGCTAGTTGTTGCGCAGCATCGCCGGGTGTACGGCATCTGCTATCGCTTTACGGGATCGCCCACGGATGCGGAAGACCTGACGCAGGATGTGTTCCTGAAGGTTTACAAGAATCTGCCGGGGTTTGATCCGGAAAAAGGCGCGTTTACAACGTGGTTGACCACGCTGACGCGAAACATGCTGGTGGACCACTTCCGCCGCACACGCCTGGATCGCGCCACGGATTCGCTGGACGAAAACCTGCACGACGAAGACGGCCCCACCATGGCGGAGCGTCTGGCCGACACGCGGCCTAACCAGATGGAGCAGGTGGCGCGGCAGGAGATGCGTGTTCGCATCCAGCATGCGCTGAAACAGCTTTCGCCGGAGTTGCGTGAGGCTGTCATTCTGCGCGATCTGCAGGACATGGATTATCGAGAGATTGCCGCGGTTCTGCGTGTGCCGGAGGGCACCGTAAAGAGCCGAATAAGCCGGGGTCGCGCAGAGTTGGCGCGCATGCTCGGACGCACAGAGAGGAAGGTGATGTAG
- a CDS encoding TetR/AcrR family transcriptional regulator, with product MPSTSSIPVRRAPQQDRATKRVEAFLGAAESLFVEQGYEGTTMTAVAERAGSSIGALYSYFPDKVALARALAAQYADALGAYWEPEFEQLSGASAKKFADRFLDSFLEFTAKQPAYWQLQAAPVRFRRDPATRHAFRVVLQKALQRCAPQLDDARAYLCANTVLQITKGMVTLYVDSTTADRPRVVTEFKTVLSLYLKSVFAEKQN from the coding sequence GTGCCCTCAACTTCGTCAATCCCGGTACGCCGCGCCCCGCAGCAAGATCGCGCCACAAAGCGCGTGGAGGCGTTTCTTGGCGCTGCCGAATCGCTCTTTGTAGAGCAGGGATACGAAGGCACCACCATGACGGCGGTGGCAGAACGCGCCGGTTCTTCCATCGGCGCGCTATACAGTTATTTCCCTGATAAAGTCGCGCTGGCACGCGCTTTAGCTGCGCAATACGCTGATGCGCTGGGCGCCTACTGGGAACCTGAGTTTGAGCAACTTTCAGGAGCCTCCGCAAAGAAATTCGCGGACCGCTTCCTGGACAGCTTCCTCGAATTCACTGCAAAGCAGCCAGCGTATTGGCAATTGCAGGCAGCGCCCGTGCGCTTCCGTCGCGATCCCGCCACACGCCATGCCTTCCGTGTAGTGCTGCAAAAAGCTTTGCAACGTTGCGCTCCGCAACTCGATGACGCACGCGCCTACCTTTGCGCGAACACCGTGCTGCAAATCACCAAAGGCATGGTCACGCTCTACGTGGACAGCACCACCGCAGACCGGCCCCGCGTCGTCACTGAATTCAAGACAGTGCTCTCGCTCTATCTCAAAAGCGTCTTCGCTGAAAAGCAGAATTAG
- a CDS encoding isochorismatase family protein produces MADKTLSLDAKKTALVLIDLQYAIVGRDVQPHAAKDVVERSRRMAEALRSKGGTVVYVHVNLQDFMQPQADEPTQLPKDIPAMASEIVPEAGKQDGDLVIAKRHWGAFAQTNLEAELRARGVETIVLAGIATNIGVESTFRQGTGLGFAFVVVEDACATFSAEMQDFAFKNIFPRAGLVRSTDEVIAAIV; encoded by the coding sequence ATGGCGGATAAGACACTTTCACTGGACGCGAAAAAGACGGCGCTGGTTCTGATTGATTTGCAGTACGCCATTGTGGGGCGCGATGTGCAGCCCCATGCGGCGAAGGATGTGGTGGAACGTTCGCGGCGCATGGCAGAGGCGTTGCGGTCGAAGGGCGGCACGGTGGTGTATGTACACGTGAACTTGCAGGACTTCATGCAGCCGCAGGCCGATGAGCCAACCCAGCTTCCGAAGGATATTCCGGCGATGGCCAGCGAGATTGTTCCTGAGGCCGGGAAGCAGGATGGTGACCTGGTGATTGCGAAGCGGCACTGGGGTGCATTTGCGCAGACGAACCTTGAGGCAGAGCTTCGTGCGCGCGGCGTGGAGACGATTGTGTTGGCGGGCATTGCAACGAACATCGGCGTGGAGTCGACGTTCCGGCAGGGCACTGGTCTGGGCTTCGCATTTGTTGTGGTGGAAGATGCGTGCGCCACGTTCAGCGCAGAGATGCAGGACTTTGCGTTTAAGAACATCTTTCCTCGTGCGGGGCTGGTGCGTTCGACGGATGAGGTGATTGCAGCCATTGTCTAG
- a CDS encoding DHA2 family efflux MFS transporter permease subunit produces the protein MQPLSSVVTERADTALIWKVGAVAVMGSFLSQMDATVVNVSLPTLVRDLHSNLSVMQWVTSGYLLALAFMLPLNGWLVDRIGARRLYMICLSTFTVSSALCAAASSAEMLVAFRVLQGLSGGLLAPMAQLMMARVAGKNMARVMGYATLPILLGPLVGPVIAGAILQHASWHWLFLVNVPVGVVAVLCAMFLLPNDEAERNPRSLDLLGLAILSPSMVLFLYGADHVRERMGLALLFVATLCFVLFVRRARLRGDDALVDLKLFHGTFRVAAMTQFLSNGAVYSFQLLLPYLLVRQMGLSPAKVGWLLVPLGLGMLLVYPSNGWLQERFGIRRLAVVGASIVALTTIPFVLMPMRGLSIPVLVVALFLRGMGQGAIGLPSITAAYLAVPRRELPMATTSMNIVQRLGGPTLTTLCATLLAWGMEQGTQPVAFAWVFGFLCLINLAVVAATLRLPLRASQADA, from the coding sequence TTGCAGCCATTGTCTAGCGTCGTTACAGAACGCGCGGATACGGCGCTGATCTGGAAGGTGGGAGCGGTCGCCGTTATGGGATCGTTCCTGTCGCAGATGGATGCGACGGTGGTGAATGTTTCGCTGCCCACGCTGGTGCGGGATCTGCATAGCAACCTTTCTGTGATGCAGTGGGTGACGAGCGGCTATTTGCTGGCGTTGGCATTCATGTTGCCGCTGAATGGCTGGCTTGTGGACCGCATCGGTGCGCGGCGTTTGTACATGATTTGCCTGTCGACGTTCACAGTGTCCTCAGCGTTGTGTGCAGCCGCGTCGTCCGCGGAGATGTTAGTAGCGTTTCGCGTGCTGCAGGGGCTGAGCGGTGGGCTGTTGGCTCCGATGGCGCAGTTGATGATGGCGCGCGTGGCGGGCAAGAACATGGCACGCGTGATGGGCTATGCGACGTTGCCGATTTTGCTGGGGCCTCTGGTGGGGCCGGTGATTGCGGGCGCGATTCTGCAACATGCGTCGTGGCACTGGCTGTTTCTGGTGAATGTGCCGGTGGGTGTCGTTGCAGTGCTGTGCGCGATGTTCCTGTTGCCGAACGATGAGGCAGAGCGTAATCCGCGGTCGCTGGATCTGTTGGGATTAGCGATTCTTTCCCCGAGTATGGTGCTGTTTCTGTATGGCGCGGACCATGTGCGTGAACGCATGGGGTTGGCGTTATTGTTCGTAGCGACGTTGTGCTTTGTGTTGTTCGTGCGCCGTGCACGGCTTCGCGGAGACGATGCGCTGGTGGATCTGAAGCTATTTCACGGAACGTTTCGCGTCGCTGCGATGACACAGTTTCTATCGAACGGTGCGGTGTATTCGTTCCAGTTGCTGCTGCCATATCTGCTGGTGCGGCAGATGGGGTTGTCACCCGCGAAGGTGGGATGGTTGTTGGTGCCGCTTGGGCTGGGGATGCTGTTGGTGTATCCGTCGAACGGTTGGTTGCAGGAGCGATTCGGGATTCGCAGACTGGCGGTGGTCGGGGCTTCGATTGTTGCGTTGACGACGATTCCGTTTGTGTTGATGCCCATGCGCGGTTTGAGTATTCCTGTGCTGGTGGTTGCGCTGTTTTTGCGTGGCATGGGGCAAGGCGCGATCGGATTGCCTTCGATAACGGCAGCGTATCTTGCGGTGCCGCGCAGAGAGTTGCCAATGGCGACGACATCGATGAACATCGTGCAGCGACTGGGCGGGCCGACGCTCACAACGCTGTGCGCGACGTTGCTGGCATGGGGTATGGAACAGGGAACGCAACCTGTAGCGTTTGCCTGGGTGTTCGGGTTTCTTTGCTTGATCAATCTGGCAGTGGTGGCGGCCACGTTGCGCCTTCCATTGCGTGCTTCGCAAGCCGACGCATAG
- a CDS encoding PQQ-dependent sugar dehydrogenase, whose translation MDNFRRAAVFCSAVLFASTLAAQTKTGQTAFEDAVDEKPGNRIHITLADLPAPHPDETVANGPQLAPRNGAIPIAKPGYRVELYAEGDFKTPRLIRTAPNGDLFLADSGAGSVIVLRGVGVNGRAAQREVFATGLNRPFGINFWPADNPKYVYVANTDSVVRFPYKSGDLKATGAAETVVTGIPAGGGHWTRDVVFAKDGQRMFVSVGSGSNVDDPDTHPAEKNRADVLEYKPDGTFVKVFAYGIRNCVGEAIQPETGDLWCSVNERDLLGNHLVPDYITHVQEGGFYGWPWWYMGGKQDPRHAGKHPELQAKVITPDVLMQPHNGSLQMTFYEGKNVPGIAKGDIFAAEHGSWNRKERTGYEVARISVKNGKALGEYEDFLTGFTTPDGKVWGRPVGVAVAKDSAIIVVEDGADTVWRVTWVGKQN comes from the coding sequence ATGGACAACTTCCGTCGCGCCGCCGTTTTTTGTTCTGCTGTTTTGTTTGCCTCCACGCTTGCCGCCCAGACGAAGACAGGACAGACCGCCTTTGAAGATGCCGTGGATGAAAAGCCCGGCAATCGCATTCACATTACGCTGGCCGATTTGCCCGCGCCGCATCCGGATGAGACGGTTGCAAATGGGCCGCAGCTCGCCCCACGCAACGGAGCGATCCCGATTGCGAAACCCGGGTATCGCGTGGAACTGTACGCCGAGGGTGATTTCAAGACTCCGAGGCTGATTCGTACAGCTCCGAATGGCGATTTGTTCCTGGCAGATTCGGGGGCGGGATCGGTGATTGTGTTGCGTGGCGTGGGCGTAAATGGCCGGGCGGCACAGCGCGAGGTGTTCGCGACGGGCTTGAACAGGCCGTTTGGCATCAACTTCTGGCCTGCGGATAACCCCAAGTATGTGTATGTCGCGAACACGGATTCCGTGGTTCGTTTCCCGTATAAGAGCGGTGATCTGAAAGCCACGGGCGCGGCCGAGACCGTGGTGACGGGTATCCCTGCGGGCGGCGGCCACTGGACACGCGATGTAGTGTTTGCGAAGGATGGCCAGAGGATGTTTGTGTCTGTGGGGTCAGGGTCGAACGTGGATGATCCTGATACACATCCTGCGGAGAAGAATCGTGCGGATGTGCTGGAGTACAAACCGGATGGCACGTTTGTGAAGGTGTTTGCGTATGGCATTCGCAACTGCGTGGGCGAGGCCATTCAACCGGAAACGGGCGACCTGTGGTGCAGCGTAAATGAACGAGATTTGCTGGGCAATCACCTGGTGCCCGACTACATCACGCATGTGCAGGAGGGTGGGTTCTACGGCTGGCCTTGGTGGTACATGGGAGGCAAGCAGGATCCGCGCCATGCTGGGAAGCACCCGGAGCTGCAGGCTAAGGTGATTACACCGGATGTATTGATGCAGCCGCATAACGGCTCGCTGCAGATGACGTTTTATGAGGGCAAGAATGTACCGGGCATTGCGAAGGGCGACATCTTTGCAGCGGAGCATGGTTCATGGAATCGAAAGGAACGCACTGGATATGAAGTGGCTCGCATCTCGGTAAAAAACGGTAAGGCGCTCGGCGAGTATGAAGACTTTCTGACGGGCTTCACGACGCCCGATGGCAAGGTCTGGGGACGGCCTGTGGGCGTTGCGGTAGCAAAGGATAGTGCCATTATTGTGGTCGAAGATGGGGCGGATACGGTCTGGCGCGTCACGTGGGTGGGGAAACAGAACTAA
- a CDS encoding acyltransferase translates to MTSNASISRLHGLDTLRAFAVLVVVLYHLTIFGELPQALLPVTYYGFMGVDLFFVLSGFLIGRQLLKPYPRGKRPSIREFYLRRAYRILPAYFVVVALYFLVPAWRDYPQLPSLWKFLTFTMNFGFTFSTRAFSHAWSLCVEEHFYLVLPWLVLLMMRKPSVSKTISLIAFVVAGGIALRWWLVHQYPDAVYERVYYPTYTRLDGLVVGVCLALVNAFRPEWWRAWMRRGHLLFLAGIACVSAVIWMFRGQDLGSDSGPAKWGVIIGFPLLSLGLGMVTASAMSEKGWLARVRVPGAEMLATLAFALYLTHKPVAHFVMLHVPSIAEPHGPASWLMYAVVCLGAAVALHVVVERPAIWLRDRSLREKPKELDAEMRVDPAL, encoded by the coding sequence ATGACATCGAACGCCTCAATCTCCCGTCTGCATGGGCTGGATACGCTGCGCGCTTTTGCAGTGCTGGTGGTGGTGCTGTATCACTTGACCATCTTTGGCGAGTTGCCGCAGGCTTTATTGCCGGTGACGTACTACGGCTTCATGGGCGTGGACCTGTTCTTTGTGTTGAGCGGGTTCCTGATTGGGAGGCAGCTGCTGAAGCCGTATCCACGCGGGAAGCGGCCTTCGATTCGTGAGTTTTATCTGCGACGTGCGTATCGCATTCTGCCTGCGTATTTCGTGGTGGTGGCGCTGTACTTTCTAGTGCCTGCCTGGCGCGACTATCCGCAGTTGCCGTCGCTATGGAAGTTTCTTACGTTCACCATGAACTTCGGCTTCACATTCAGCACACGCGCGTTTTCTCATGCGTGGTCGCTGTGTGTGGAAGAGCACTTCTATTTGGTGTTGCCGTGGTTGGTGTTGCTGATGATGCGCAAACCGTCTGTGTCGAAAACCATTTCTCTGATTGCGTTTGTCGTCGCTGGTGGCATTGCACTGCGGTGGTGGTTGGTGCATCAGTATCCCGATGCGGTGTATGAACGTGTGTATTACCCCACGTATACGCGGTTAGATGGGTTGGTTGTGGGTGTGTGTCTTGCGTTGGTAAATGCATTCCGGCCTGAGTGGTGGAGGGCGTGGATGCGACGCGGGCACTTATTGTTTCTTGCTGGGATTGCTTGTGTTTCAGCAGTTATATGGATGTTTCGCGGACAGGATCTGGGGAGTGATTCGGGACCGGCGAAGTGGGGCGTGATTATTGGGTTTCCGCTGCTGTCACTGGGGCTTGGCATGGTGACTGCGTCTGCGATGAGTGAGAAGGGATGGCTTGCGCGTGTACGTGTTCCGGGGGCGGAGATGCTGGCCACGCTGGCCTTTGCACTGTACTTGACGCACAAGCCTGTGGCGCATTTTGTGATGTTGCATGTGCCGAGCATTGCAGAACCGCATGGGCCTGCATCGTGGCTGATGTATGCAGTGGTTTGCCTGGGAGCGGCAGTGGCGTTGCATGTTGTGGTGGAACGGCCTGCGATTTGGTTGCGTGATCGCTCATTACGAGAAAAGCCGAAGGAGTTGGATGCCGAGATGCGTGTCGATCCGGCGCTCTAA
- a CDS encoding anti-sigma factor translates to MSRLTCTQCETMLLDAADGVLLAEDDTHFRLHLAECPSCEKLYEEIRKGDAWMDMLKEEEPVPPANMVARILMRTSGNEGLASAMAAQVAHSGSLFGHSQGAKVLPFRAPEPKNAWARMVHTVMQPRFAMTAAMAFFSIALTLNLFGVHVGALRASDLKPSSLRRSFWSMNSQVVRYYDNLRVVYELESRVREMQRDTDSGTQRGVTNQPEKKDDSEQRPVPSGQPRSSSPFPRHELHVDWHHPHFQEVQSSRETSAVDHRGKGEQA, encoded by the coding sequence ATGAGCCGGCTCACCTGCACGCAGTGCGAGACGATGCTGCTTGACGCCGCGGACGGCGTTCTGCTGGCCGAAGACGATACGCATTTCCGCCTGCACTTGGCCGAATGCCCGTCGTGCGAAAAGCTCTACGAAGAAATTCGCAAGGGCGATGCATGGATGGACATGCTGAAGGAGGAAGAACCGGTTCCCCCAGCGAACATGGTGGCGCGCATCCTGATGCGGACCAGTGGCAATGAAGGTCTGGCCAGCGCGATGGCGGCACAGGTGGCGCATTCGGGGTCTCTGTTCGGGCATAGCCAGGGCGCAAAGGTTCTGCCCTTCCGTGCACCGGAACCCAAGAATGCATGGGCGCGCATGGTGCATACGGTGATGCAACCGCGCTTTGCCATGACGGCCGCGATGGCGTTCTTCTCCATTGCGCTGACTTTGAATCTGTTTGGCGTTCACGTTGGTGCGTTGCGTGCAAGCGACCTGAAGCCTTCTAGTCTTCGCCGCAGCTTCTGGAGCATGAACAGCCAGGTGGTGCGGTATTACGACAATCTTCGCGTGGTGTACGAGTTGGAATCGCGTGTGCGTGAGATGCAGCGAGATACCGACAGCGGAACGCAACGCGGTGTTACCAACCAACCGGAGAAGAAGGACGATTCGGAACAGCGTCCCGTACCCTCTGGACAGCCTCGCAGCAGTTCACCCTTTCCCAGACACGAACTGCACGTCGATTGGCACCACCCGCACTTCCAGGAAGTGCAGAGCAGCAGAGAGACTTCCGCAGTGGATCATCGCGGAAAAGGAGAGCAAGCATGA
- a CDS encoding D-arabinono-1,4-lactone oxidase, which yields MNRRELLQTGAMALATGGTTRWMMGQGNAMNDHAAVPRTNWAKNLHYSTNRVYAPTDAAQVPEIVKANAKLKGLGSRHCFNNIADSTAAQISMREVKGIFIDAAAKTVTVGAGIAYGELAPTLDRAGFALANLASLPHISVGGTIATATHGSGVHNKNLSSAVRALEIVEADGSIVHLSRDHDGDRFRYAIVHLGAIGVITKVTLDILPRYDMSQVVYQNLSFNELEHNLEAIMASGYSVSLFTDWQKNRVNQVWIKDKATAQKEMPPMFYGATLQKRKMHPIDDHPADACTEQMGTIGPWYLRLPHFKMEFTPSSGEEIQTEFFVARSDGYKAIRAVEKLRDRITPHLFITELRSIAADDLPMSMAYQRDSLAIHFTWKPEPEAVLNVLPDIQKALEPFGTRPHWGKVFTTDPTYLHKQYAELDHFRAFAKEMDPNGKFRNAYLDRNIFG from the coding sequence ATGAATCGACGCGAACTGTTGCAAACAGGAGCCATGGCGCTTGCCACAGGTGGCACCACACGGTGGATGATGGGACAAGGAAATGCCATGAACGATCACGCTGCCGTACCGCGCACCAACTGGGCCAAGAACCTGCATTACAGCACCAACCGCGTCTACGCACCCACCGACGCGGCGCAGGTGCCGGAGATCGTCAAGGCAAACGCAAAGCTCAAAGGCCTTGGTTCGCGCCACTGCTTCAACAACATCGCCGATTCCACCGCCGCACAGATCTCCATGCGCGAAGTGAAAGGCATCTTCATTGATGCAGCAGCGAAGACCGTCACCGTCGGCGCAGGCATTGCCTATGGCGAACTCGCACCCACCCTCGACAGAGCCGGATTCGCACTCGCCAACCTCGCCTCGCTACCGCACATCTCCGTTGGTGGCACCATCGCCACGGCAACCCACGGCTCCGGCGTACACAATAAGAACCTCTCCTCCGCCGTCCGTGCATTGGAAATCGTCGAAGCCGACGGCAGCATCGTCCATCTCTCCCGCGACCACGATGGCGACCGCTTCCGCTACGCTATCGTCCACCTTGGAGCCATCGGCGTCATCACAAAAGTTACGCTCGACATCCTGCCGCGTTACGACATGTCGCAGGTCGTCTATCAGAACCTGTCATTCAATGAACTGGAGCACAACCTCGAAGCCATCATGGCTTCCGGTTACTCCGTCTCACTCTTCACAGACTGGCAGAAGAACCGCGTCAATCAGGTGTGGATCAAGGACAAGGCAACGGCACAAAAAGAGATGCCGCCTATGTTCTACGGGGCGACGCTGCAAAAACGCAAAATGCACCCCATCGACGACCATCCCGCGGACGCCTGCACCGAACAAATGGGCACCATCGGCCCGTGGTATCTGCGCCTGCCGCACTTCAAGATGGAGTTCACGCCCTCCAGCGGTGAAGAGATTCAAACAGAATTCTTCGTCGCCCGCAGCGATGGCTACAAAGCAATCCGCGCCGTCGAAAAACTGCGCGACCGCATCACGCCGCATCTGTTCATTACAGAACTGCGCTCGATCGCGGCAGACGACCTGCCCATGAGCATGGCCTACCAGCGTGATTCGCTCGCCATCCACTTCACCTGGAAGCCCGAACCGGAAGCTGTACTGAACGTACTGCCCGACATCCAGAAAGCGCTTGAGCCGTTTGGCACACGCCCTCACTGGGGCAAGGTCTTCACCACTGACCCCACCTATCTCCACAAGCAATACGCGGAACTCGACCACTTCCGCGCCTTCGCCAAGGAGATGGACCCCAACGGAAAATTCCGCAACGCCTACCTGGATCGCAACATCTTCGGCTGA
- the tuf gene encoding elongation factor Tu, which produces MAKEKFDRSKPHVNVGTIGHIDHGKTTLTAAITKVLSKHNPKNSFRSFDTIDNAPEERERGITISTSHVEYETANRHYAHVDCPGHADYIKNMITGAAQMDGAILVVAATDGPMPQTKEHVLLARQVGVPYIVVFLNKCDAVEDPELIDLVEMEVRELLSKYEFPGDDVPVIRGSALGALNGEAQWEAKIDELMQAVDDNVPQPDRLVDLPFLMPIEDIFSISGRGTVVTGRIERGRIKVGEPAQIVGFRDTQATTVTGVEMFKKQLDEGLAGDNAGLLLRGTAKDDVERGMVLAKPGSITPHTVFKGEVYVLSKEEGGRHTPFFNGYRPQFYFRTTDVTGSAKLPEGTEMVMPGDNVALEITLHTPVAMEKGLRFAIREGGRTVGAGAISEIVK; this is translated from the coding sequence ATGGCGAAGGAAAAATTTGACCGTAGTAAGCCTCACGTAAACGTTGGCACGATTGGTCATATCGATCACGGCAAGACGACGTTGACAGCGGCGATCACGAAGGTTCTTTCGAAGCACAACCCGAAGAACAGCTTCCGTTCGTTTGACACGATTGATAACGCACCGGAAGAGCGCGAGCGTGGTATCACGATCTCGACCTCGCACGTGGAGTACGAGACGGCGAACCGTCACTATGCACACGTTGACTGCCCGGGCCACGCTGACTACATCAAGAACATGATCACGGGCGCAGCGCAGATGGACGGCGCGATCCTGGTGGTTGCAGCGACCGACGGCCCGATGCCCCAGACGAAGGAGCACGTTCTGCTCGCTCGTCAGGTTGGCGTGCCGTACATCGTTGTGTTCCTGAACAAGTGCGATGCTGTGGAAGATCCCGAACTGATCGACCTGGTCGAGATGGAAGTTCGTGAACTGCTCAGCAAGTACGAGTTCCCTGGCGATGACGTTCCTGTCATCCGTGGCTCGGCTCTGGGCGCGCTGAACGGCGAAGCTCAGTGGGAAGCAAAGATCGACGAGTTGATGCAGGCCGTGGACGACAACGTTCCGCAGCCTGACCGTCTGGTCGACCTGCCGTTCCTGATGCCGATCGAAGACATCTTCTCGATCTCGGGCCGTGGAACTGTAGTGACGGGCCGTATCGAGCGTGGTCGCATCAAGGTTGGCGAGCCGGCACAGATCGTGGGCTTCCGCGATACGCAGGCGACGACCGTGACCGGCGTTGAAATGTTCAAGAAGCAGCTGGACGAAGGTCTTGCTGGCGACAACGCAGGTCTGTTGCTGCGTGGTACGGCGAAGGACGACGTGGAGCGCGGCATGGTTCTGGCGAAGCCGGGATCGATCACGCCGCACACCGTGTTCAAGGGCGAAGTGTACGTTCTGTCGAAGGAAGAAGGCGGCCGTCACACCCCGTTCTTCAACGGCTACCGTCCCCAGTTCTACTTCCGTACGACGGACGTAACGGGTTCGGCAAAGCTGCCGGAAGGCACCGAGATGGTGATGCCAGGCGACAACGTGGCTCTCGAGATCACGCTGCACACACCGGTTGCTATGGAAAAGGGTCTGCGCTTCGCCATCCGTGAGGGTGGACGTACCGTAGGCGCTGGCGCTATCTCAGAAATCGTTAAGTAA
- a CDS encoding GNAT family N-acetyltransferase: MSARFHIRVATLEDIPALHQLIEASVRQLQTNEYTAEQRDGALGHVFGVDTQLIQDQTYFVACPAEQPTVIAGCGGWSFRKTLFGSDHGPGRIPEVLDPTADAAKIRAIFIHPEWARQGLGSLILEHCENAAQNAGFGRFEMGSTLTGVALYALKGYREEERIEVPLPNGSLLPIVHMVKLLKGVETTS, from the coding sequence ATGAGTGCTCGGTTTCACATCCGTGTCGCGACGCTGGAGGACATTCCTGCGCTACACCAGTTGATTGAAGCTTCTGTGCGGCAGTTGCAAACGAACGAGTACACCGCAGAGCAGAGGGATGGCGCTCTAGGGCATGTATTCGGAGTGGACACGCAACTGATCCAGGATCAGACGTACTTTGTGGCATGTCCCGCAGAACAGCCGACGGTGATTGCCGGGTGTGGTGGATGGAGCTTTCGCAAGACGTTGTTTGGAAGCGATCATGGACCGGGGAGGATCCCGGAGGTGCTTGATCCGACAGCCGATGCTGCAAAGATTCGCGCAATCTTTATCCATCCAGAATGGGCGCGACAGGGTTTGGGCTCCTTGATTCTGGAGCACTGCGAAAACGCTGCGCAGAACGCCGGATTTGGGCGATTTGAGATGGGTTCCACGCTGACGGGGGTGGCGCTGTATGCGCTGAAGGGATACCGGGAGGAAGAGCGCATCGAGGTGCCTCTCCCGAACGGCAGCCTGCTTCCGATTGTCCACATGGTGAAGCTTTTGAAGGGTGTCGAAACGACATCTTGA